A DNA window from Candidatus Protochlamydia naegleriophila contains the following coding sequences:
- a CDS encoding caspase family protein — protein MNKVSIYIVLLIGLILPSQTIMAKTLHAILVADTVHDISSITRPDLAKWQQELRVISKHTQMTLKEKSFSGREFQKDVVSNYIKDLAVGADDAVVFFFSGHGYRTAQKNTPCPFLMFEFYKQGIDLKWVSDTISDKKPRFALIMSDCCNNYVERGFTNEGKNIQVNLSTIQPNNRGYRQLFCNAKGCILISSCSPGQFSYGSRFGGLYTQCFFASLNKELSEKTPSWKNLLQRANGYINHIQKPVCQISR, from the coding sequence ATGAATAAAGTTTCCATTTACATTGTTTTATTAATTGGCTTGATTCTTCCAAGCCAAACCATCATGGCCAAGACGCTACATGCCATTCTTGTGGCTGATACGGTCCATGACATCAGTTCGATTACAAGACCAGATCTTGCCAAGTGGCAGCAAGAGTTGAGAGTGATCTCCAAACACACGCAGATGACGCTGAAAGAAAAGAGCTTTTCGGGACGAGAGTTTCAAAAAGATGTCGTTTCCAATTACATAAAGGATCTGGCAGTTGGCGCTGATGATGCTGTAGTCTTTTTCTTTTCAGGACATGGTTATAGAACGGCTCAAAAAAATACGCCTTGTCCTTTTTTGATGTTTGAATTCTATAAGCAAGGGATCGATTTAAAATGGGTCTCGGATACGATTAGTGATAAAAAGCCTAGATTTGCCTTAATTATGTCCGATTGTTGCAATAACTACGTTGAAAGGGGATTTACGAACGAAGGAAAAAATATCCAGGTTAACCTCTCCACAATTCAACCCAACAATCGGGGATACAGGCAGCTTTTTTGCAATGCAAAAGGGTGTATCCTGATTTCTAGCTGCAGTCCGGGGCAATTCTCTTATGGTTCTCGCTTTGGAGGCCTCTATACCCAGTGCTTTTTTGCTAGTTTGAATAAAGAACTATCTGAAAAGACTCCTAGCTGGAAAAACCTTCTCCAGCGCGCTAATGGCTATATTAATCACATCCAAAAGCCTGTTTGCCAAATCTCCCGTTGA
- the aroC gene encoding chorismate synthase, with amino-acid sequence MASNSFGNIFKIVTWGESHGKAIGVVVDGCPAGLALSEDDINAELFWRMPGRNAFTSPRQEKDCVEILSGVFEGATTGAPISLIIWNLDARSQSYESMQTLLRPGHANYTYLQKYGSFDHRGGGRASARETACRVAAGAIAKKILSVIGVKVVAFLRSAGAIKGDFDLSYFSSDTSLLHVRIRESAVFCPDSATAQQIEAAIDMAKKEKDSVGGIVEAAAFNVPVGFGDPVYEKLEANLAKAMLSIPASKGFEIGCGFMAAGMKGSEHNDPFAIENQKIILTSNHAGGTLGGISNGMPIVVRVPFKPTSTIGQDQKTASIEGESKNLKLPEGSRHDPCVAIRAVPVVEAMFALVLVDAMLMNRSIGLNV; translated from the coding sequence GTGGCGTCGAATAGTTTTGGAAATATATTTAAAATTGTGACTTGGGGCGAGTCGCACGGTAAGGCCATTGGAGTAGTTGTCGATGGGTGTCCAGCCGGCCTAGCCTTGAGCGAGGATGATATTAACGCTGAATTATTTTGGCGGATGCCGGGACGAAATGCCTTTACTTCTCCTAGGCAGGAAAAAGATTGCGTTGAAATTTTATCCGGGGTTTTTGAAGGGGCGACAACCGGAGCTCCCATTTCACTGATCATCTGGAATCTGGATGCACGATCGCAGTCATATGAATCCATGCAAACTTTATTAAGGCCGGGACATGCCAACTATACCTACTTGCAAAAGTATGGCAGCTTCGATCATCGAGGTGGCGGGCGAGCCTCTGCAAGAGAGACGGCTTGCAGGGTAGCAGCCGGCGCTATTGCTAAAAAGATATTATCAGTCATTGGTGTGAAAGTCGTCGCTTTCTTGCGGTCGGCAGGGGCTATAAAAGGAGACTTTGATTTATCGTACTTTAGCAGCGATACGAGCCTTTTGCATGTACGCATAAGAGAAAGCGCAGTTTTTTGTCCCGATTCTGCAACGGCCCAGCAGATAGAGGCTGCCATTGATATGGCTAAGAAAGAAAAAGATTCGGTCGGCGGCATTGTCGAAGCTGCTGCTTTCAATGTCCCTGTAGGCTTCGGAGACCCGGTCTACGAAAAATTAGAGGCCAATTTAGCCAAAGCCATGCTTTCCATACCAGCTTCTAAAGGATTTGAGATAGGATGTGGATTCATGGCAGCCGGCATGAAAGGTTCGGAACATAATGATCCTTTCGCCATTGAAAACCAAAAAATTATTTTGACGAGCAACCATGCAGGCGGGACTCTTGGCGGAATTTCAAATGGCATGCCAATTGTGGTCCGTGTTCCCTTTAAACCAACCTCTACCATTGGGCAGGATCAAAAGACTGCCTCGATCGAAGGGGAATCGAAAAATCTAAAATTGCCGGAAGGCTCACGCCACGATCCTTGCGTAGCGATTAGAGCCGTTCCTGTGGTTGAGGCTATGTTTGCCCTTGTCCTAGTCGATGCGATGCTCATGAATCGAAGCATTGGCTTGAATGTTTGA
- a CDS encoding shikimate kinase, producing MLAKNVMLIGFQASGKTTFGRLLAKQLNRPFIDTDDLIQQYHPSLSCREIYRTFSKDYFRRLEAEVVAGLEHTLRGAVIATGGGCLMNESNGYSLKKHSHVIYLEVSFQVLKERILTRTSLPSYLDKGDPENSLKHLYEERSAIYEKWADQILTIQQEDMTQTLKRLYEMSLSLQDALNYQG from the coding sequence ATGTTGGCTAAGAATGTGATGCTTATTGGCTTTCAAGCCAGTGGAAAAACAACCTTTGGCCGATTGCTTGCCAAGCAGCTTAATCGCCCTTTTATTGACACAGATGACTTGATCCAGCAATACCATCCCTCTTTGTCGTGCAGAGAAATCTACCGTACCTTTAGCAAAGATTACTTTCGTCGCTTGGAAGCAGAGGTCGTGGCGGGGTTGGAGCATACCTTAAGAGGAGCTGTCATTGCAACCGGAGGCGGGTGTTTGATGAATGAGAGCAATGGATACTCTTTAAAAAAACATAGCCATGTTATTTATCTGGAAGTGTCTTTCCAGGTTTTAAAGGAGCGGATTTTGACTCGCACTTCTTTGCCCTCTTATTTAGATAAAGGTGATCCTGAAAATTCATTAAAGCATTTATATGAAGAGAGATCGGCTATCTACGAAAAATGGGCGGATCAGATTTTGACGATCCAGCAAGAAGATATGACGCAGACCTTAAAACGTCTCTATGAGATGTCGTTAAGTCTGCAAGATGCGCTCAACTATCAAGGATGA